A stretch of Candidatus Sphingomonas phytovorans DNA encodes these proteins:
- a CDS encoding TetR/AcrR family transcriptional regulator — protein MTLGPRLLGPEGDWIGGDTRMARTQAADYEERREAIVAKAAQLFAENGFLGASVLELANACQTSKSLLYHYYPSKEDVLYAVMASHIDRLVADVDQAMAVQGKPEQRLKTLLRLFMKDYVGAAAPQKVLLNDLRHLPDEKRHSIVAKQRRILDTVQALLVELDPTLADQKGKARAKTMLLFGMINWTGNWYDPAGPLDPESIADMAFNLAVG, from the coding sequence TTGACGCTGGGTCCGCGCCTGCTAGGTCCTGAAGGTGACTGGATCGGTGGTGATACTAGAATGGCGCGAACACAGGCAGCTGATTACGAAGAAAGACGCGAGGCCATTGTCGCGAAGGCGGCACAGCTTTTCGCGGAAAATGGCTTTCTCGGCGCGTCGGTGCTCGAGCTGGCAAACGCCTGCCAGACGTCCAAGTCGCTTCTATATCATTATTATCCCTCGAAAGAGGACGTCCTCTACGCCGTCATGGCTTCCCACATCGACCGCCTCGTCGCTGATGTGGATCAGGCCATGGCCGTCCAGGGCAAGCCGGAGCAGCGACTGAAGACCCTGCTTCGTCTCTTCATGAAAGACTATGTCGGGGCCGCCGCGCCGCAAAAGGTCCTCCTCAACGATCTGAGGCACCTGCCCGATGAAAAGCGCCACTCCATCGTCGCGAAACAGCGCAGGATCCTCGATACGGTGCAGGCCCTGCTCGTTGAGCTCGACCCGACACTGGCCGATCAAAAAGGCAAGGCGCGCGCCAAGACCATGTTGTTGTTCGGCATGATCAACTGGACCGGGAACTGGTATGATCCGGCCGGTCCGCTTGATCCGGAGAGCATCGCCGACATGGCATTCAACCTCGCTGTCGGTTAG
- the paaK gene encoding phenylacetate-CoA oxygenase/reductase subunit PaaK, translating to MSTGFHALEIAEIRRETNDAVSLRLSVPASLREAFRHSPGQHLTLRAELDGEEVRRNYSLCTAPDESELRVAIKRVEGGLFSTWANKMLTVGGTLDAMPPHGSFTWRFDPARSATYAAFAAGSGITPILSLLKTGLATEPHSRFVLFYGNRTSSSIMFLEEISALKNRFLDRVQIFHFLTEEEDGIPMFNGRLDTGKLGEIFERLLDPSDIDAAFICGPGSMMDAVEGALLAGGVPAASILSERFNVGPISEADRNAAEERARKAEGRKVRLTLDGRRRALTFDAQKGSILENARAAGLPAPFACKAGVCATCRAKVVTGEVAMHQNFGLSREEVARGYVLTCQAVPLSDDVELDFDA from the coding sequence ATGTCCACCGGGTTCCATGCCCTCGAAATCGCCGAGATACGTCGCGAGACCAACGATGCCGTGTCGCTTCGCCTCTCCGTGCCCGCGTCGCTTCGGGAGGCATTTCGCCATTCGCCCGGCCAGCATCTGACCCTGCGCGCCGAGCTTGACGGGGAAGAGGTGCGGCGGAACTATTCGCTCTGCACTGCGCCGGATGAAAGCGAGCTGCGGGTCGCCATCAAGCGCGTCGAGGGCGGGCTTTTCTCGACCTGGGCGAACAAGATGCTGACGGTCGGCGGCACGCTCGACGCGATGCCGCCGCATGGCAGCTTCACCTGGCGCTTCGATCCGGCACGCAGCGCCACCTATGCGGCCTTCGCCGCTGGTTCGGGCATTACGCCGATCCTGTCCCTGCTGAAGACGGGCCTCGCGACCGAACCGCATAGCCGGTTCGTGCTTTTCTATGGCAACCGGACCTCGTCCAGCATCATGTTCCTGGAGGAGATATCCGCCCTGAAGAACCGGTTTCTAGATCGGGTCCAGATCTTCCATTTCCTCACCGAGGAAGAAGACGGTATTCCGATGTTCAACGGCCGGCTTGATACGGGCAAGCTCGGCGAGATATTCGAGCGGCTGCTCGATCCGTCGGACATCGACGCGGCCTTCATCTGCGGGCCGGGCAGCATGATGGATGCGGTTGAAGGCGCGCTGCTCGCCGGGGGCGTCCCTGCCGCGTCGATCCTTTCGGAACGGTTCAATGTCGGTCCGATCAGCGAGGCGGACCGCAACGCGGCGGAAGAACGCGCCCGCAAGGCGGAAGGCAGGAAGGTACGATTGACGCTCGATGGCCGCCGACGCGCGCTGACTTTCGACGCGCAGAAGGGCTCCATTCTCGAGAATGCGCGCGCCGCCGGGCTGCCGGCCCCGTTCGCCTGCAAGGCGGGCGTGTGCGCTACCTGTCGTGCGAAGGTCGTCACCGGTGAGGTGGCCATGCACCAGAATTTCGGCCTCTCCAGGGAGGAGGTGGCGCGCGGTTATGTTCTCACCTGCCAGGCCGTGCCGCTTTCGGACGATGTCGAACTCGACTTCGATGCCTGA
- the paaJ gene encoding phenylacetate-CoA oxygenase subunit PaaJ: MGASVPSDSGLADRLAEVLATVPDPEIPVVSVIDLGIVRSIETAGTPRVTLTPTYTGCPATLVIEASVRAGLDDAGFSNVEIRTELYPPWTTDMITDAGREKLLAYGIAPPARNAALHSLRARETVHCPRCNSAGTREISRFGSTPCKALWQCDDCLEPFDKFKCH; this comes from the coding sequence ATGGGCGCATCGGTGCCGTCCGATTCTGGCCTGGCCGATCGTCTCGCCGAAGTGCTGGCGACCGTGCCTGATCCCGAAATCCCCGTGGTTTCGGTGATTGACCTCGGCATCGTCCGGTCGATCGAGACCGCCGGCACGCCAAGGGTCACGCTGACGCCAACCTATACGGGCTGCCCGGCCACGCTCGTCATCGAGGCTTCCGTACGGGCCGGGCTCGACGATGCCGGCTTCTCGAATGTCGAGATCCGGACCGAACTCTATCCACCATGGACGACGGACATGATCACCGATGCCGGGCGGGAGAAACTGCTGGCCTACGGCATTGCGCCGCCGGCCAGGAATGCGGCCCTGCATTCGTTGCGCGCTCGTGAGACCGTCCATTGCCCCCGATGCAACTCGGCCGGGACGCGTGAGATCAGCCGCTTCGGGTCGACCCCGTGCAAAGCGCTTTGGCAATGTGACGATTGCCTGGAGCCGTTCGACAAATTCAAATGCCATTAG
- the paaC gene encoding phenylacetate-CoA oxygenase subunit PaaC: MNDPLFLALLELADDSLILGQRLCEWSGHAPSIEVDLGLSNLALDLIGQATLFLDYAGEVEGKGRSADRLAFHRDAGEFRNCLLVEQPNGDFGQTIARQFLFSTYQLALFGKLQGSADARIAAISAKAIKEVAYHAELASDWVVRLGDGTDESRLRMTEGFDWFWRFVDDMFARSEEQAGLQPEGVLFDRTALRAGFDSRVAELLSIATLPAQPGRVWQISGGRDGRHTEHLSPLLAVMQVVPRAHPEAAW, encoded by the coding sequence ATGAACGACCCGCTTTTCCTTGCTCTTCTCGAGCTTGCCGACGATTCACTCATTCTTGGCCAGCGGCTTTGCGAATGGAGCGGGCATGCGCCGAGCATCGAGGTCGATCTCGGCCTGTCGAACCTCGCGCTCGACCTGATCGGCCAGGCCACGCTGTTTCTCGATTATGCCGGCGAGGTGGAAGGGAAGGGGCGCAGCGCCGATCGGCTGGCCTTCCACCGCGATGCGGGCGAATTCCGGAACTGCCTGCTGGTCGAACAGCCCAATGGCGACTTCGGCCAGACCATCGCCCGGCAGTTCCTCTTCTCGACCTATCAACTGGCGTTGTTCGGCAAGCTTCAGGGCTCAGCCGACGCCAGGATCGCGGCCATCAGCGCGAAGGCGATCAAGGAGGTCGCCTATCATGCCGAGCTGGCGTCGGACTGGGTCGTCCGGCTCGGCGACGGCACCGATGAAAGCAGGCTACGCATGACGGAGGGCTTCGACTGGTTCTGGCGCTTCGTCGACGACATGTTTGCCCGCAGCGAGGAACAGGCCGGTCTCCAGCCCGAAGGCGTGTTGTTCGATCGTACGGCACTGCGGGCGGGGTTCGACAGCCGCGTCGCCGAACTGCTGTCCATCGCGACGCTGCCTGCACAGCCCGGGCGAGTCTGGCAGATATCGGGCGGTCGCGACGGGCGCCACACCGAGCATCTGTCACCGCTTCTCGCGGTCATGCAGGTCGTGCCCCGAGCGCACCCCGAAGCCGCCTGGTGA
- the paaB gene encoding 1,2-phenylacetyl-CoA epoxidase subunit B translates to MSRDWPLWEVFVRARGGIEHRHVGSVHAPDGDLAVRHARDTYTRRMEGVSIWVIRSSDIVASDPGKSAALFEPAEDKIYRHPTFYDLPDAVKHM, encoded by the coding sequence ATGAGCAGGGATTGGCCCCTTTGGGAAGTGTTCGTGCGGGCGCGCGGGGGGATCGAGCATCGCCATGTCGGCTCGGTGCATGCGCCCGACGGTGATCTCGCCGTCCGGCACGCGCGCGATACCTACACTCGGCGGATGGAGGGGGTGAGCATCTGGGTCATCCGGTCGAGCGACATCGTGGCTTCCGATCCGGGGAAATCAGCCGCGCTGTTCGAGCCCGCCGAAGACAAGATCTACCGGCACCCGACCTTCTACGACCTTCCCGACGCCGTGAAGCACATGTGA
- the paaA gene encoding 1,2-phenylacetyl-CoA epoxidase subunit A has protein sequence MYTTELDRVAAVAPADVEDSAMLAAFEARVAADEFIEPKDWMPEAYRRTLTRQISQHAHSEIVGMLPEGNWLTRAPSLKRKAILLAKIQDEGGHGLYLYCAAETLGTSREQMIDALHAGKAKYSTIFNYPTLSWADIGAIGWLVDGAAIMNQVPLQRTSYGPYARAMVRVCKEESFHQRQGFDLLLSLANGTTAQKAMAQDSLDRWWWPALMMLGPPDDNSPNSAQSIRWRIKRETNDELRQKFVDATVPQAELLGLTIPDPDLRWNEERGHYDFGAIDWEEFYAVVQGHGPVAKERINARRAAWEAGAWVRAAADAYQAKHAHAVAALAGGVRE, from the coding sequence ATGTATACGACAGAGCTGGATAGGGTTGCGGCAGTCGCTCCGGCCGACGTGGAGGATTCCGCGATGCTTGCCGCGTTCGAGGCGCGGGTCGCGGCGGACGAATTCATCGAACCGAAGGACTGGATGCCTGAAGCTTATCGGCGCACGCTGACGCGCCAGATATCCCAGCACGCGCACAGCGAGATCGTCGGGATGCTGCCCGAGGGCAATTGGCTGACGCGGGCGCCAAGCCTCAAGCGCAAGGCGATCCTCCTGGCCAAGATCCAGGATGAAGGGGGGCACGGTCTCTACCTTTATTGCGCGGCGGAAACCCTGGGAACCAGCCGGGAACAGATGATCGACGCCCTGCATGCGGGCAAGGCGAAATATTCGACAATCTTCAACTATCCCACGCTGAGCTGGGCGGACATCGGCGCGATCGGCTGGTTGGTGGACGGTGCCGCGATCATGAATCAGGTCCCGCTCCAGCGGACATCCTACGGCCCCTATGCCCGAGCGATGGTACGCGTTTGCAAGGAGGAGAGCTTCCACCAGCGCCAGGGTTTCGACCTGCTCCTTTCGCTCGCGAACGGCACCACCGCCCAAAAGGCGATGGCGCAGGATTCGCTCGATCGCTGGTGGTGGCCAGCGCTGATGATGCTCGGCCCGCCCGACGACAATTCGCCCAACAGCGCCCAGTCGATCCGCTGGCGCATCAAGCGCGAGACGAACGACGAGCTGCGCCAGAAATTCGTCGATGCGACGGTTCCCCAGGCGGAACTGCTGGGGCTCACCATTCCCGATCCGGACCTGCGCTGGAACGAGGAGCGCGGGCATTATGATTTCGGCGCGATCGACTGGGAGGAATTCTACGCGGTCGTCCAGGGGCATGGCCCGGTGGCGAAGGAACGGATCAACGCGCGCCGCGCCGCGTGGGAAGCGGGGGCATGGGTTCGCGCGGCGGCCGATGCCTATCAGGCGAAGCACGCGCACGCCGTGGCGGCACTGGCAGGAGGGGTGCGGGAATGA
- the pcaF gene encoding 3-oxoadipyl-CoA thiolase: MVEAFICDAVRTPVARYGGALATIRPDDLAAVPLAALVERNPRLVGNVEDVILGCANQAGEDNRNVARMAALLSGLGEDAPGTTINRLCGSGMDAVAFAARAIKAGEADLMIAGGVESMTRAPFVMPKAAQPFARDNAVYDTTIGWRFVNARLKAQFGIDSMPETAENVAREFGVSRSDQDKFAAESQRRAAAAQASGRLSQEIVPVSVPNRKGDPLVVERDEHPRETTLEALGALRPIVRPDGTVTAGNASGVNDGAAAIIVASARAIDRYGLSPRARVLGTSVAGVSPHIMGIGPAPASRKLLDRLGLAVDDMDVVELNEAFASQGLVVLRQLGIADDAPHVNPNGGAIALGHPLGMSGARLILTATEELGLRGARYALCTMCIGVGQGIAMVIERV; this comes from the coding sequence TTGGTTGAGGCGTTCATCTGCGATGCCGTGCGGACTCCCGTCGCGCGATATGGCGGTGCCCTGGCGACGATCCGGCCGGACGATCTGGCCGCGGTGCCGCTCGCGGCGCTTGTCGAGCGCAATCCGCGCCTCGTCGGCAATGTCGAAGACGTCATCCTTGGATGTGCCAACCAGGCAGGTGAGGACAACCGGAACGTCGCGCGCATGGCGGCGCTCCTGTCGGGTCTCGGAGAAGACGCGCCAGGCACGACGATCAATCGCTTGTGCGGATCGGGCATGGATGCGGTTGCCTTTGCCGCGCGCGCCATCAAGGCGGGCGAGGCCGACCTCATGATCGCGGGCGGCGTGGAGAGCATGACCCGCGCGCCGTTCGTCATGCCGAAGGCAGCCCAGCCATTCGCCCGGGACAACGCGGTCTATGACACCACGATCGGATGGCGCTTCGTGAATGCCCGGCTGAAGGCGCAGTTTGGGATCGATTCGATGCCCGAGACGGCCGAGAACGTCGCGCGGGAATTCGGCGTGAGCCGCTCCGACCAGGATAAATTCGCGGCTGAAAGTCAACGCCGCGCGGCTGCGGCCCAGGCGAGCGGCCGCCTGTCGCAGGAGATCGTACCTGTCAGCGTCCCGAACCGGAAAGGCGATCCGCTTGTGGTCGAGCGGGACGAACACCCTCGCGAGACGACGCTGGAGGCACTTGGCGCGCTTCGTCCGATAGTGCGCCCGGACGGCACGGTCACCGCCGGCAATGCAAGCGGTGTGAATGATGGCGCCGCCGCCATCATCGTTGCAAGTGCGCGCGCGATCGATCGATATGGACTCAGTCCGCGAGCGCGCGTCCTTGGCACGAGCGTCGCGGGCGTTTCTCCCCATATCATGGGAATCGGGCCTGCGCCCGCCAGTAGGAAGCTGCTGGATCGGCTTGGACTGGCGGTGGACGATATGGATGTCGTCGAATTGAACGAGGCATTTGCAAGCCAGGGGCTGGTCGTTCTCCGGCAGCTCGGCATCGCCGACGATGCCCCGCACGTGAACCCCAACGGCGGCGCGATCGCCCTCGGCCACCCGCTGGGCATGTCCGGCGCCCGGCTGATCCTGACGGCGACGGAGGAGCTCGGATTGCGCGGTGCCAGATATGCGCTGTGCACCATGTGCATCGGTGTCGGACAGGGGATCGCGATGGTCATCGAGCGCGTGTGA
- the paaG gene encoding 2-(1,2-epoxy-1,2-dihydrophenyl)acetyl-CoA isomerase PaaG, producing MSYSTILLEIGDGAARLTLNRPERLNSFTVQMHEEVAAALDLVERDENVRVLLLTGAGRGFCAGQDLSDRSVAPGAEPVDLGHSVETYYAPLVLRLASMEKPVICAVNGVAAGAGANIALACDIVIAARSARFIQSFANIGLIPDSGGTWVLPRLVGQARALGLAMTGEPLSAEKAENWGLIWKCVDDEQLGQEADTLLRRFATGPTRGLAATKRAIRNAALNSFENELLIERDLMRELGRSDDYQEGVAAFMAKRPPHFTGR from the coding sequence ATGAGCTACAGCACGATCCTTCTGGAAATCGGGGACGGTGCCGCGAGGCTGACCCTGAACAGACCGGAGCGGCTGAACAGCTTCACCGTGCAGATGCACGAGGAAGTTGCCGCAGCACTCGACCTCGTCGAACGCGACGAGAACGTCCGGGTGCTGCTGCTCACCGGCGCGGGCCGCGGATTCTGCGCGGGCCAGGATCTTTCGGATCGATCGGTTGCGCCGGGTGCCGAGCCCGTCGACCTGGGCCATTCGGTCGAGACCTATTATGCGCCGCTCGTCCTCAGGCTGGCATCGATGGAGAAACCGGTCATCTGCGCGGTCAACGGCGTCGCGGCCGGCGCGGGCGCGAATATAGCCCTTGCCTGCGACATCGTCATCGCGGCCAGGAGCGCACGCTTCATCCAGTCCTTCGCGAATATCGGTCTCATCCCCGATTCCGGCGGGACATGGGTTCTCCCGCGCCTTGTCGGGCAAGCGCGTGCGCTTGGACTGGCGATGACGGGCGAGCCGTTGTCGGCGGAGAAAGCCGAGAACTGGGGGCTCATCTGGAAGTGCGTCGATGACGAGCAGCTTGGGCAGGAAGCCGACACGCTGCTGCGGCGTTTCGCGACCGGCCCAACGCGCGGCCTTGCCGCAACGAAGCGCGCCATCCGGAATGCGGCGCTGAACTCGTTCGAGAATGAGTTGCTGATCGAGCGCGACCTGATGCGCGAGCTCGGACGAAGCGACGATTATCAGGAGGGTGTGGCCGCCTTCATGGCCAAGCGCCCTCCCCATTTTACCGGCCGATAG
- the paaZ gene encoding phenylacetic acid degradation bifunctional protein PaaZ yields the protein MTKILENYSADRWVRSTEPVPVLSAISGDPVAQAGSTGLDFAAMLSHARQVGGPALRAMSFHDRARMLKALAQAIITRKEELYALSTATGATRNDSWIDIEGGAGTLFALSSKGRKELPDDVILTDGDFEPIGKLGSFIGQHVYTSLQGAAIHINAFNFPVWGMLEKLGPALLAGVPAIVKPGTTSSQVAEHAFRIMVEAGVLPPGAVQLIVGSVGDLLDHLTCQDVVSFTGSAGTAMKLQAHPVIARESVRFVAERDSLNAAILGPDAGPDTPEFDLFIKEVAREMTVKAGQKCTAIRRAFVPRQWLDAAEEALKARLGKIVIGDPAMEGVTMGALAGRSQLADVREKARELSTEAQLVFGDIDHVDIKGGEPASGAYISPLLFRMDDPWAAQKVHDIEAFGPVATLMPYDGLDDAIALANRGKGSLALSFFTYDPQVARQFLLGTGSFHGRIVILDRDSAKESTGHGSPLPMLIHGGPGRAGGGEEMGGIRGVKHYMQRSAVQGHPRIIGAITRRWLPGSAQAEATTHPFRLRFGELEIGYTLRTGARAITLEDIEHFAHFTGDTFYAHMDEEAAAANPFFPGRVAHGYLILSFAAGLFVDPAPGPVLANYGLEGLRFLKPVSPGETIRVALTVKSKTQRNEQYGEVRWAVVVTDSSDAMVATYDLLTMNAL from the coding sequence ATGACGAAGATCCTGGAGAACTATTCGGCCGACCGCTGGGTCAGAAGCACTGAACCGGTGCCCGTGCTGTCGGCGATCAGCGGCGACCCCGTCGCTCAGGCCGGCAGCACGGGGCTCGATTTCGCGGCCATGCTGTCGCATGCCCGCCAGGTCGGCGGCCCGGCGCTTCGCGCGATGAGCTTCCATGATCGCGCGCGCATGCTCAAGGCGCTCGCCCAGGCGATCATCACTCGCAAGGAAGAACTCTACGCGCTGTCGACGGCGACGGGCGCGACACGAAACGACAGCTGGATCGATATCGAAGGCGGCGCGGGAACGCTGTTCGCCCTGTCGTCAAAGGGCCGAAAGGAACTGCCCGACGACGTCATCCTGACTGATGGCGACTTCGAACCGATCGGCAAGCTGGGCAGCTTCATCGGCCAGCATGTCTATACGTCGCTCCAGGGCGCGGCGATCCATATCAACGCCTTCAACTTTCCCGTCTGGGGCATGCTGGAGAAGCTCGGCCCGGCCCTGCTCGCGGGAGTACCGGCGATCGTGAAGCCCGGCACGACATCATCCCAGGTGGCGGAGCACGCATTCCGCATCATGGTCGAAGCCGGCGTTCTGCCGCCGGGCGCCGTTCAACTCATCGTCGGAAGCGTCGGCGACCTCCTCGATCACCTGACCTGCCAGGACGTGGTATCCTTCACGGGATCGGCAGGGACCGCGATGAAATTGCAGGCACATCCCGTGATCGCGCGTGAATCGGTGCGCTTCGTGGCGGAGCGGGATTCGCTCAATGCTGCGATCCTCGGGCCGGATGCCGGTCCTGACACACCGGAATTCGATCTCTTCATCAAGGAGGTGGCACGGGAGATGACCGTCAAGGCGGGGCAGAAATGCACCGCGATCCGGCGTGCCTTCGTACCGCGCCAATGGCTGGATGCCGCCGAAGAGGCATTGAAGGCACGGCTCGGCAAGATCGTCATCGGCGACCCCGCCATGGAGGGCGTCACCATGGGCGCACTTGCCGGACGGTCCCAGCTTGCGGATGTCCGCGAAAAGGCGCGGGAACTGTCGACCGAGGCCCAACTCGTGTTCGGCGATATCGACCATGTCGACATCAAGGGTGGCGAGCCCGCATCAGGCGCGTACATATCGCCCCTCCTGTTCCGCATGGACGATCCCTGGGCCGCGCAGAAGGTTCACGATATCGAGGCATTCGGGCCCGTCGCGACGCTGATGCCTTATGACGGTCTCGACGACGCGATCGCGCTCGCCAATCGTGGCAAAGGGTCTCTCGCCCTTTCATTCTTCACTTATGATCCACAGGTCGCGCGGCAATTCCTGCTCGGCACGGGCTCCTTCCACGGGCGGATCGTCATCCTCGATCGAGACAGCGCGAAAGAATCCACCGGTCATGGCTCCCCTCTGCCGATGCTGATCCATGGCGGCCCCGGACGTGCCGGCGGCGGCGAGGAAATGGGCGGCATCCGGGGCGTCAAACACTATATGCAGCGCAGCGCCGTGCAGGGCCATCCGCGCATAATCGGCGCCATCACGCGACGCTGGCTTCCGGGCTCGGCGCAAGCCGAAGCGACCACCCATCCGTTCCGGCTCCGCTTCGGCGAACTGGAGATCGGCTATACGCTGCGAACCGGCGCCAGAGCGATCACACTGGAGGATATCGAGCATTTTGCGCATTTCACGGGCGATACCTTCTACGCTCATATGGACGAGGAAGCGGCCGCGGCTAATCCCTTCTTCCCGGGCCGCGTGGCGCATGGCTATCTGATCCTGTCATTCGCGGCGGGGCTGTTCGTCGATCCGGCACCGGGGCCCGTTCTCGCCAATTACGGGCTCGAGGGCCTGAGGTTTCTGAAACCCGTGTCGCCGGGCGAGACCATCAGGGTGGCGCTGACGGTGAAGAGCAAGACACAGCGCAACGAGCAATATGGCGAGGTTCGCTGGGCGGTCGTGGTGACCGACAGCAGCGACGCTATGGTCGCGACCTATGACCTGCTCACGATGAACGCCCTCTGA
- a CDS encoding AMP-binding protein has product MDYGPTTKEALQRVQLERLRWSVGHAYRNVGSFRAACDAKDVSPDDIRSLPDIARLPFTTKADLRAAYPFGMFAVPEDKVARIHASSGTTGLPTVVGYTADDIRTWSSLVARSIHAAGGRAGMKVHIAYGYGLFTGGLGAHYGAEALGCAVIPMSGGQTEKQVKLIQDFKPEVIMVTPSYMLSILDEFRRQGIDPRSSSLRIGIFGAEPWTEAMRREIEGAFDLAATDIYGLSEVMGPGVAQEFQGTSGPTIWEDHFLPEIVDPETGEPLPDGEEGELIFTSLSKQALPIIRYRTRDLTRLLPGDGLPYRRMAKIVGRSDDMLIVRGVNVFPTQIEEQLLKCAELAPHFVIEVTRPDRMDEVIIEVEPRIGIDMSTCQAHATTLSSYIKENVGISARVSLRPPGAIARSQGKASHVRDLRPAH; this is encoded by the coding sequence ATGGACTACGGCCCCACCACGAAAGAGGCATTGCAGCGCGTCCAGCTTGAACGGCTGCGATGGTCCGTCGGGCACGCCTATCGCAATGTCGGCTCCTTCCGCGCGGCGTGCGATGCGAAGGATGTCAGTCCCGACGACATCCGTTCCTTGCCGGACATTGCGCGCCTGCCCTTCACGACCAAGGCCGATCTGCGGGCAGCCTATCCGTTCGGCATGTTCGCTGTACCGGAAGACAAGGTTGCACGTATCCACGCGTCCTCGGGCACGACCGGGCTGCCGACCGTCGTGGGCTACACCGCCGACGATATCCGGACATGGTCGTCGCTGGTCGCCCGAAGCATCCATGCCGCGGGTGGGCGCGCAGGCATGAAGGTGCATATCGCTTATGGCTATGGGCTGTTCACCGGCGGGCTCGGTGCGCACTATGGCGCCGAGGCGCTTGGATGCGCCGTCATTCCCATGTCGGGCGGCCAGACCGAAAAGCAGGTCAAATTGATCCAGGACTTCAAACCGGAAGTCATCATGGTGACGCCGAGTTACATGCTCTCGATCCTCGACGAATTCCGGCGCCAGGGCATCGACCCGAGAAGTTCGTCCCTGCGCATCGGGATATTCGGAGCCGAGCCCTGGACCGAGGCGATGCGCCGCGAAATCGAAGGCGCATTCGATCTCGCCGCAACCGATATCTACGGCCTGTCGGAAGTCATGGGCCCCGGTGTCGCCCAAGAGTTCCAGGGGACATCGGGCCCGACGATCTGGGAAGACCATTTCCTGCCGGAGATCGTCGATCCTGAAACGGGCGAGCCCCTTCCCGATGGCGAGGAAGGCGAGCTCATCTTCACCTCGCTCTCCAAGCAGGCGCTCCCGATCATCCGGTATCGCACGAGGGACCTGACCCGCCTCCTGCCCGGTGACGGGCTTCCCTATCGCAGGATGGCGAAGATCGTCGGCCGATCGGACGACATGCTGATCGTCCGGGGCGTCAACGTCTTCCCGACGCAGATCGAGGAGCAGCTTCTCAAATGCGCCGAGCTCGCGCCGCATTTCGTGATCGAGGTCACCCGGCCCGATCGCATGGATGAAGTGATCATCGAAGTGGAGCCGCGCATCGGCATCGACATGTCGACCTGCCAGGCCCACGCGACCACCCTGTCGAGCTATATCAAGGAGAATGTCGGCATCAGCGCACGCGTGTCGTTGCGCCCGCCGGGCGCAATCGCCCGCTCGCAGGGGAAAGCATCACATGTGCGGGACCTTCGACCCGCCCACTGA
- a CDS encoding 2-dehydropantoate 2-reductase: protein MKIAIVGAGAIGGWMGVRLAASGHDVSVLARGETLAALREAPWRLELGGQALEAQVGASDDAAVLGVQDLVVVALKGPALPVLASSLRPLIGPDTIVIPAMNGVPWWFLLGGGGELASTALLSIDPGGAIAQAIPFETVLGCVVHASAFVRGPGDVAHKAGNRLILGEPDGSLSPRLDLVAGIFAGAGFDVERSPAIRRDIWYKLWGNMTMNPISAMTGATCDRVLDDPLVSAFVLRAMAEAQAIGARIGCDIAERGEDRNAVTRQLGAFKTSMLQDAEAGKPLEIDQLLSAPIEIGESLNLRVENLQTLLGLSRLFARVNGLYPPEAMMPRSVGGSKVPHM from the coding sequence ATGAAGATAGCGATTGTCGGGGCGGGTGCGATAGGCGGCTGGATGGGCGTGCGTCTCGCCGCCTCGGGTCATGATGTCAGCGTCCTCGCTCGGGGCGAGACGCTCGCCGCGCTACGGGAGGCGCCATGGCGGCTGGAACTGGGAGGACAGGCGCTGGAGGCGCAGGTCGGGGCCAGCGATGATGCGGCTGTCCTGGGCGTCCAGGACCTCGTCGTCGTCGCGCTCAAGGGGCCGGCGCTGCCCGTGCTTGCGTCGTCGCTCCGACCGCTGATCGGGCCGGATACGATCGTCATACCGGCGATGAACGGCGTGCCCTGGTGGTTCCTGCTGGGCGGCGGGGGCGAGCTGGCGTCAACCGCGTTGCTCTCCATCGATCCGGGCGGGGCGATCGCACAGGCGATCCCGTTCGAAACGGTGCTCGGATGTGTGGTTCACGCGTCGGCCTTCGTTCGCGGGCCGGGTGATGTCGCGCATAAGGCGGGCAACCGGCTGATCCTCGGCGAACCGGACGGATCGCTTTCCCCAAGGCTCGACCTGGTGGCCGGAATATTCGCCGGCGCGGGGTTCGATGTCGAACGGAGCCCGGCCATCCGCCGCGATATCTGGTACAAGCTCTGGGGCAACATGACGATGAATCCCATCTCCGCGATGACCGGTGCTACCTGCGATCGCGTGCTCGACGATCCGCTGGTCAGCGCCTTCGTCCTGCGGGCAATGGCTGAAGCTCAAGCGATCGGCGCGCGCATCGGCTGCGACATTGCCGAGCGCGGCGAGGATCGCAACGCCGTTACGCGGCAACTGGGCGCCTTCAAGACCTCGATGCTGCAGGATGCCGAGGCGGGCAAGCCACTGGAAATCGATCAACTGTTGTCGGCACCGATCGAGATCGGGGAATCACTGAACCTGCGGGTGGAAAATCTGCAGACGCTGCTTGGTCTCAGCCGCCTTTTTGCGCGGGTCAACGGCCTCTATCCGCCCGAAGCGATGATGCCGCGTTCAGTGGGCGGGTCGAAGGTCCCGCACATGTGA